CTGCAACATCTTCAATGACGGCGCCTTCGAGGTCCTCAAGGAGCCCGCCACCCGGGACGAGGCGCTGATCCGCCTGGAGCACGGTCGGCCGATCCGCTTCGGCACCGACCGCGGCGTCTTCCGCCGGCCCGACGGCGACCTGTGCGTCGACCGGGTCACGGAGGCCAACGAAGCCGACGTGGTCGTCCACGACGCGCACGCCGAGGGCCCCGCCACCGCGTTCGCGCTCACCCGGCTCGCCGACGCCGACGCCCTGCACCACACGCCGATCGGCGTGCTGCGCAGCGTGCAGCGCCCGGTGTACGACACGTTGATGGCCGAGCAGCTGGAGCGGGCCGAGTCGGCCCACGGCCGGGGCGACCTGGCGGGGCTGCTGCACGGCAAGGACACCTGGACGGTGGTCTAGACCCGGTTGCCGTCGGCGCAGGGCCCCCGCAGAAGGCGTGCAGGGGCCCTTGCGGCGTCCGCGGCCGGCGCCGGGTGTTGTCGGGTCGCCCGGGCGCTCAGCGGCTGTCGTAGGCGCTGCGGGCCGCGGTCACCTCGGGCAGGGCCCGTTCGACCCAGTGGCCCAGGGCGGCGACCAGTTCGGCGGCGTTCCGGCCGAGCGGGGTGAGGCTGTAGTCGACCCGGGGCGGGATCACCGGGTGGGCCTCGCGGTGCACGAAGCCGTCCCGCTCCAGGGTCTGCAGGGTCTGCGCGAGCATCTTCTCGCTGACCCCGGCGACCTGGCGGCGCAGCTCGCTGAACCGGTAGCCGCGCTCGCGCAGGGCGATCAGGACGAGGACGCCCCAGCGGCTGGTGACGTGCTCCAGGACGATCCGGGAGGGGCAGGAGCGGTCGGTGACGTCGCCGACCGGGCCGGCCGGCCGCCCGGCGGGGAGCGCTTCGGCGGGCGACAGCGCGGCGAGCGGCGCGAGGGCTGCACTTACCTTCATATCAGTACCGTACTTCAAAGTGCGTACTTTCGATTGGTTAGTGGGCCGCCTACCGTGGTGGTTGAACACGAAACCACCTTGAGGGAGTGCGCAATGATCGTCGTCACCGGTGCCACCGGACAGCTCGGCCGCCTGGTCGTCGAGGGCCTGCTGGCCGAGATCCCCGTCGGCGAGGTCGCCGTCGCCGTGCGTTCCGCGGAGAAGGCCGCCGACTGGGCGGCCCGCGGCGTCGAGGTCCGGGTCGTCGACTACAGCCGGCCCGAGACCCTGGCCGGAGCCTTCCGCGCCGGCGAGAAGGTCCTGCTGATCTCCGGCAGCGAGGTCGGCTCCCGGATCGCCCAGCACGCCGCGGTGGTCGACGCGGCCGCCGAGGCCGGCGTCGCGCTGCTCGCCTACACCGGCGTGCTGGGCGGCGACGAGGCCGGCTTCGACCTCGCCGCCGAGCACAAGGCGACCGAGGCCGCGATCCTCGCCTCCGGCCTGCCGCACGTCTTCCTGCGCAACGGCTGGTACACCGAGAACTACACCGCGGCCGCGGCCGACGCCGTCGAGCGCGGTGTCGTGCTCGGCAGCAGCGGAGACGGCCGGGTCGCCTCCGCCGCGCGGGCCGACTACGCGGCCGCCGCCGTCGCCGTCCTCACCGGCGAGGGCCACGTCGACC
The Kitasatospora paranensis genome window above contains:
- a CDS encoding NAD(P)H-binding protein, giving the protein MIVVTGATGQLGRLVVEGLLAEIPVGEVAVAVRSAEKAADWAARGVEVRVVDYSRPETLAGAFRAGEKVLLISGSEVGSRIAQHAAVVDAAAEAGVALLAYTGVLGGDEAGFDLAAEHKATEAAILASGLPHVFLRNGWYTENYTAAAADAVERGVVLGSSGDGRVASAARADYAAAAVAVLTGEGHVDRAYELSGDRAWSLSEYAAELAAHSGRPVEYRDVTPAEHRAALVGAGLPEAFAAILVDVDAAIGRGELARDRGVLSALIGRPTTPLADSVKAALGA
- a CDS encoding helix-turn-helix domain-containing protein translates to MKVSAALAPLAALSPAEALPAGRPAGPVGDVTDRSCPSRIVLEHVTSRWGVLVLIALRERGYRFSELRRQVAGVSEKMLAQTLQTLERDGFVHREAHPVIPPRVDYSLTPLGRNAAELVAALGHWVERALPEVTAARSAYDSR